One genomic window of Actinoalloteichus hoggarensis includes the following:
- a CDS encoding SAM-dependent methyltransferase: MAGERPSWVPSEVDVERPSAARMYDYFLGGAHNFAVDRQMADQVIATFPGTRRFAQLNRSFLRWSVRLLLDSGVRQFIDLGSGIPTVGNVHETAQRIDPTARVVYVDNDPVAYAHSRSILAQDAQAAVVKADLRDVDAVLTDPAVVDLLDLDQPVGLLTVAVLHFIPDTDDPAATLARYHDAVAPGSHLVISHALAEPVQEGEPEDERATTVKKVYSRSATPLTLRTEEQIARLFGGFAIIDPPGLVNAGLFSGGDLYDGPDPDWAPGAVGVGRKA, translated from the coding sequence GTGGCAGGAGAACGTCCTTCTTGGGTGCCCAGCGAGGTCGACGTGGAGCGCCCGAGCGCCGCTCGGATGTACGACTACTTCCTCGGCGGCGCGCACAACTTCGCCGTCGACCGGCAGATGGCCGACCAGGTGATCGCGACGTTCCCGGGCACGCGGCGGTTCGCTCAGCTCAACCGCTCCTTCCTGCGATGGTCGGTCCGGCTGCTGCTGGACTCCGGGGTCCGCCAGTTCATCGATCTCGGCTCCGGCATCCCCACCGTCGGCAACGTCCACGAGACCGCGCAGCGCATCGACCCGACCGCCAGGGTGGTCTACGTCGACAACGACCCGGTCGCCTATGCGCACAGCCGCTCCATCCTCGCGCAGGACGCACAGGCGGCCGTGGTCAAAGCCGATCTCCGCGACGTCGACGCGGTGCTGACCGACCCGGCCGTCGTCGACCTGCTCGACCTCGACCAGCCCGTCGGGCTGCTCACCGTCGCCGTGCTGCACTTCATCCCGGACACGGACGACCCGGCGGCGACCCTCGCGCGGTATCACGACGCCGTCGCACCGGGCAGCCACCTGGTGATCTCGCACGCGCTCGCCGAGCCGGTGCAGGAAGGTGAACCGGAGGACGAGCGCGCCACCACCGTGAAGAAGGTCTACAGCCGGAGCGCGACGCCGTTGACTCTGCGCACCGAGGAGCAGATCGCGCGACTGTTCGGCGGATTCGCGATCATCGACCCGCCGGGGCTGGTCAACGCCGGCCTGTTCAGTGGCGGCGACCTCTACGACGGGCCCGACCCGGACTGGGCGCCCGGCGCGGTGGGCGTCGGACGGAAGGCGTGA
- a CDS encoding lysozyme, with protein MKHEGRSGSPDPSAAQSGQTHGMDVSGWQGNVDWDKAWANGAKFAYVKATEGTGFKNPDFTQQYNGSYRVGMIRGAYHFALPDRSTGAAQAKYFVANGGGWSKDGRTLPPALDIEYNPYGATCYGLSQSQMVSWIRDFSNEVHRLTTRYPTIYTSTSWWQTCTGNNGGFGATNPLWIARYSNSVGTLPNGWGFHTIWQYSDSGIFPGDQNWFNGAQDRLQALANG; from the coding sequence ATGAAGCACGAGGGCCGCAGCGGCAGCCCCGATCCGAGCGCGGCACAGAGCGGACAGACCCACGGCATGGACGTCAGCGGTTGGCAGGGCAACGTCGACTGGGACAAGGCCTGGGCGAACGGCGCGAAGTTCGCCTACGTGAAGGCGACGGAGGGCACCGGCTTCAAGAACCCGGACTTCACCCAGCAGTACAACGGCTCCTACCGGGTGGGGATGATCCGCGGCGCCTACCACTTCGCGCTGCCCGATCGTTCGACGGGCGCGGCACAGGCGAAGTACTTCGTGGCCAACGGCGGCGGCTGGTCGAAGGACGGCCGGACGCTGCCCCCGGCGCTCGACATCGAGTACAACCCCTACGGCGCGACCTGCTACGGGCTGAGCCAGTCGCAGATGGTGTCCTGGATCCGGGACTTCAGCAACGAGGTGCACCGGCTGACCACCCGCTACCCCACGATCTACACCAGCACGAGCTGGTGGCAGACCTGCACGGGGAACAACGGCGGATTCGGCGCGACGAACCCGCTGTGGATCGCCCGCTACTCCAACTCCGTGGGCACGCTGCCCAACGGGTGGGGCTTCCACACCATCTGGCAGTACTCCGACAGCGGCATCTTCCCCGGCGACCAGAACTGGTTCAACGGTGCCCAGGATCGGCTTCAGGCGCTCGCGAACGGCTGA